In Scatophagus argus isolate fScaArg1 chromosome 5, fScaArg1.pri, whole genome shotgun sequence, a genomic segment contains:
- the LOC124059074 gene encoding sarcolipin, whose amino-acid sequence MERSAKELFLNFMIVLVTVLLMWLLVKTYQD is encoded by the coding sequence ATGGAGCGCTCGGCAAAGGAGCTGTTCCTCAACTTCATGATCGTCTTAGTCACTGTGCTGCTAATGTGGCTGCTGGTGAAAACTTACCAGGACTGA